The Vitis vinifera cultivar Pinot Noir 40024 chromosome 7, ASM3070453v1 genomic interval GATTGCTTTACATGCTGTGCCTGCAATATACTTATGCTTGTTTCATGTGTgtctacatatattttttttataaaattttgaacacGAAAAGCAACTTGATATACAATATGCTACAACCAATGAAGGAAAATGTTAGCTGACTGCTGATATGTTTTCTTTCACGGAGTTGACTGCTGTCCAATGTGCTCCTTTACTTTCATCCATATGCTATTACTGTGATTGTTTGTTGCCGTCACTACATGTTGTGGTTTTTTCTTCTGTTGTCATTGTCATTATTTGGGCCTTATTCCTCCTCTGCAGGGATACATATGTTAAGCAGATGGCTGGAGAAAGTCCAAATGATCGAAATGATAGAGGTTTGCTCTTTGGGTGATGACAATAAACAATACATTATGTTGGTGTGTGCAATATGTCTTTGAATTTCCTACTCCTGACATCTctggtaattttattttagcaATTCGAGTGGCAACtcaatggtatcagagtcatcTTGGTGCTGCGGCTCGGGTTTTGCTTATAACGAATGACAGAGAAAATAAGAGGAAGGCTACTGAAGAGGGCATTTCTGCAGAGACAGGTACACCTCAACTATTATTTCATCTTCTCCCTAATTCAGGCACCACAGTATTAGTAAGATTCAATTCTTGCTCTTCCTTGCAATACTGCTGCTGCTATCACTGCTACTGCTACTATTACGGCTACCAGTATTATTACTGTATCAAATTAGTGGAACTACTTTATATGCTAGGCTTATCAATAAAGCCCTTTTTCTGTTTCAGTTGAGTCATATGTGAAAGCACTGGGGCAACCAGGTTTGCTTGACCTGCTTGTGCAACCTGCCCCTGAAGATGTAGGCATGGAGGAAGTGGAAGATCTGAGACCTTCAAAGAGGAAAGTTATCTATAGTGAGGTATTGCCAATAACTAGTGTTTATTCACCAACCAATGTTGAGTCTGTCACTATAATTTTTAGGTCTGGTTGGTTATATGTAGTCTTGCAACCATTtcaccttattttttattcagaATGTGCCCCTATCTGAGATTAGGTAATATGGGTTTTCTATTTGCATGAAACATTGTTGTGGCTTTACAAATTTTCTTGCTTTATTGTTTTGTCCAGCATAAGCCCATGTCTGAGATTACTTCTGGTTTGCATCGTGGAATCTACCATCAAGGAAAACTACGGGTTAATCGCTACAATCCTTTTGAAGCATATGTTGGAAGTGAGAGCATTGGTGATGAAATAATTATCTATGGTCGTGGAAACATGAATAGGGCTTTTGATGGTGATGTAGTAGCAGTGGAACTTTTGCCTCAAGATCAATGGCAAGAGGAGAAGTCTTTGTCTATAGCAGATGAAGGTATATTAACATTTTAATGCTTAAGGAGACATGCTCTTGTGCTACTTACAGAGACCGTTTGTGTTTTAATACttatttaaatgtatttatGTATATCTATTGATGCATAAGTAAAGTCATTAGACACTTGACTCAAGTGGCAGGGTTTGGGGTGGGAatgtgggaggttccaagttcaattcctaaaagagaaaaggaaaaagttatttaacattaaaagaaaatcttaTGGGTGCGTAAGTAAAATTGTTTGCTTAAATAGGTCTTAAACATGTGCATAGGTGCCATCTGTGTATTGAAACCAAATAATTagtttctctttttaaaaaaagcaGTCATGATCATCATTACCTATTAGCAGTAGAAAGGCATTTTAAGCTGTATATGAGTGGATAATTTGAAAGCACAAGGCCTGAAGGGGCTTTGGACTTCTTTTGACTCAGTGAACTGGCCTGAAGGTAACTGGATTCTGCTGCTAGAGGCAGTCCATTAAGCAACTACACACCTGGTTGTGATACtattagaaatataaataaatgacaaTTACTTCATTAAGAAGCAAATGTCCAAAATGCTTTAGCATATGCTGCTTTTTTCTCATTAATTCACTTGTATAACATTACTAGTTTGCTTGTGATTTACTATTTTTGCCGTCTTTGCATGGGTGGCTCAATGTGATTGGAGCCATTTTGGTGGTGCCAGAAGGGTACACCATGAAGCCTGCTTTGCTTGATATAATAATATAGATATAGTTTAGtatgtgattatttttttataagtaacaAGGATTTCATTGCActgaaattttaaatacaaaGAAGAATGAGAAATCTTCCAAAAAGTACACAATGCTCTCTACAAAGTCTTGTAAAAAAGGTAGATAAGTGTATACTAATTCAAAAAGTCAAATCTAGCTACAGTTCAAAAAGTAAAATCTAGCTTCTAAGTATGTGATGAATTCAAAATCAACCAACAACAAGGATTAGACTTGAATTAATAGAGCTAAGACCCAACCTGAGAAGCATGGGAGCGTGGCTTCTGGTTTGCCTAGCCCTATAGTCCTGGCCTACACATCATAACCAGGTCTGCAGGAAGCTCTTAATGGGAGGATTAAGTTGGGTTACATTGTGTTCTTGCAAGATGAAAAAagcttttcttctctctcttttcttttcaaaatatgcGTCCTTTTTGGCTGTAAAGGGTGTATCTTGCCAaccaaaaaattggaaaaaaaaaaaaaaggcagccTGAGGTGCTATCGTTATTCATCATTTTTGCCCTTTGCATTGAAAAGGATATATTCTTCTGAATCTAGTTTTTGACCAACAATGAATTGCAACTGTCAAGATTATGACTTCCCTATATGTTAGTGTAAAAACACTCAGAGAAGTTATTCTGTGCTTGGATCTTGTTCTGTCTAGTTCTTTTGATAAGCTTTTTACCCTTTTGCAGAGGATGAGGAGGAAGAAGATGTCCATCTTGTTCCAAGCAGTGCTGATGATGCTCCTAGAAATACAGATCTAGCACAGGGTTCAGTTGGAGGCACAAAAGCTGTTTTGTGCCGTCCATCTGGGCGTGTTGTTGGTATTATAAAGCGGAATTGGCACTCGTAAGTTAACCTGAACAgttgaaatataaattttgtgacAACACTGGTATTTGCTTAGTTGAGTTGTTTGTGTAAGTGTGACATGATAAGACTTCCAGTCCTGCCTTTTGATGTGCTAAATTATTTCCATAGATCATGACATGAAGATTTACTCAAACTAGATAGGAATCAAGTTGTGAATTAAATGATGTGGTTAAAGCCTCTAGAATTTTCATTTTGGGCATGGTTCAAGCCGTCTTGGCACCCTGGAGCTGGGATGCAACAGCCCCATCCGCTTTAATTTCCCTCCCAGAAAAGCATACACTGATGCACTATTGTGCTGCATGGCGGTATATTACCTTTTCTTCATTCCCGTGCCACTACTTAGCAAACCTTTTATGTTTGTTAGGTTTTATCGATCAATGGTGAGCCTTGTATCCCAGATTGCATGTGGCACTAAATTTGGAGGTTCTTGAGTTCAAGGTCTGCATGTTAGAGTTACTTTCAATAAAACTTGTGCTACTTATTTTATTGTCTCACATGCATGTGATAGCCAATAAACCCTTTTAACTTCAGCTATGTTTTATAgatgatcaattattttatgCTTACCTGAAATATGTAACATTGTTTAATCAGTTTAGAGTTGAAAATGGTATAATGATATGTCTGAACAATgatttcattttacttttgcATTCTTATTTAACATTCATGTAGAAAGTTGCATAAATTATCACATATCCATTGAATAAGTGGTTCACCATATGATGCCTAATTGCTTAGACTATCACAAATCCATTGAATGAATGATTCAACATAATGATGCTTACTTTTCATTATCTCCATGTAGGATCATTTTGTTGCTTAGATGCATGTGTACTTTTTGTATGACAATGCAAGTTTTGTAAGCTGTTTGCTTGTATTctcatttcatgtttttaagCTATATAGaggatatttttctttatacaaATCACATGGTGAATCTTGGAAAATTGTTTGTGGCTAGAGCTACTGGTGATGATTGACTCTTTGTCTATAAATTCAGTTGCTTGATATAAGTTGCTGTGGTTAAATGCAGTTATTGTGGATCTTTGGAGCCAATGCCTATGCCTGCAGGCAATGGTGGTATTGCCCATGCTTTATTTGTCTCCAAAGATCGCAGAATTCCAAAGATCCGGATTCAAACTCGACAGCTTGGGAACCTTCTGGACAAGAGAATTATTGTGGCAGTTGATTCATGGGATTGTCTATCACGATATCCTTCTGGTCATTATGTGCGTACTATAGGAGAAATAGGTGATAGAGATACTGAAAGTGAGGTACGTAGGAATTTTGCAAGATGATTAATGACTGAGGAACAAGTTTAGATGAATCTGATACATATCACCTATGTGGATGTGGCAGGTGGTGTTGATAGAGAATGATATAAACTCGAGACCATTTTCATTGCAAGTTTTGGCATGCTTGCCACCATTACCATGGTCAGTGTCTTCTGAAGACCTGGCAAATCCATGTAGGCTGGATTTGCGGCATGTGTGTGTTTTTAGCGTTGATCCTCCAGGTAAGTATTTATTATTTCTATCTTCTTAATTCATAATACGTGATATGCCTTTTTTCCCCCCTGAAAGAAGTTCTGTAGGTGCATTATGTCAAACTACATGCAAATGATTATGCTTCTGGTTTATGCAGGATGCAAAGATATAGACGATGCACTGCATTGTACAACTCTTCCGAATGGAAATTTTGAAGTGGGAGTTCGTATCCTCCAACCTGTTAACTGgcatttttgttgaaaattttactATAATTGAAGTTTTAATGTTGACTCATGGTTTTTAAGGAAGTTCATGAATTAATTGCTCCCAAAGAGTAAAGATAAGGATTGCCAAAGGTAAACTTGAATTTCAGAATGCCTTTTTAACTATTCAACTGTTGGTGAGGGGATGCTTATTTTAACAAGAATAAGTTAACCCCAAGAAAGAAGGCAATGAATAATATTGTAGAAGAGATCTGTTTTTATAAGTTATCCTTGGGCTTTAAACTTTATTTCTCAAGTCAtgattgatgttttttttttttttttgataaataagcaaaaatattgtattACGAAGAGGCGCTAAAATAACGACCCAAAGATGTACAGTATAGAGACAGTGAGACACTCACCCCTTTACAGCTGAACCAAAACAACAAGAAATACAAAAGAACTTTCTTCCTCACTGAGAACCcacccaatcaataaaatctattaaggttgaaggaccatcttttataaacaattGTTCTCCGACCAcaataaatacacaaaagaagctTTCAGCCTTTGGATGGACGACATACTATCTTTAAAGGCAGTTTTATTCCTTGCCTTTCAAACGGACCAAAACAAACATAATGGACCCTCTTGCCAAACAGCCTTATGCTGTTTAGCCACAAAAGACCCCCTCCACCCTAAGAGGGTTTCCTTTACCGAAGAGGGAAATACCCAAGACACTCCAAACAATGAAAGGAGCAACACCCATACTTCCCTTGTCTTTTCGCAATGGAGATGGAGGTGATCGATAGACTCCTCATACGTTTGGCAAAAAAAGCATCTATTTGTTAAAGCCCAACCCCTCTTCTGAATTCGGTCCAAGGTTAGAACTTTTCCCTacgaagcctcccaagcaaagaatcTTATTTTAGGCTGTACACAAAGTCATGATTGAATTGTTTTGTGTATGTTGAGTTTctactttttccattttcctagAAAGTTTAAACATTTCTTTCTTGCTTTGTACCTCTTTAAAAATAGTGTTCAGCACATGCAATAAGTTTAGCCTCAGTTACTGCTTCTTTGCTTCCTTTGGATACATCTATTACCTCTAAATCTTATCTCATTTATGGATAGACTTTGACAAGCTATGTAACAGTGTCTCTTTGCACAACttgttcttttaattttcttagtcTACTACAAAGTTTGTTTAGCTGATGGCTTATTACCTCttttcttgaagaaaatatttgcTTGTGTTGTAGCTAGAAAACTGGCATTGGCTTATGCTTTGTTCTTCATGTCATTCCAAACTACTTCTTACAAGCTTCAGTATGGAGTTTACATGTTAATCTTTAATGATATTTAATCAGACATTgctgatgtaacaaattttgtTCACCCTGGCACTCCCCTTGATGACGAGGCTGCCCAAAGGGGCACATCTGTCTACCTTGTTGAGCGCAGAATTGACATGCTTCCTAAACCTTTAACGGAAGGTGGTttctttttatagaaattttttatatgttggGTGTATGTTGTTTGATATAAAGAACTGCTTGATTTGATGCTGATTTCTTGTTGGTTCTAGAATTCATTTGTCATAAGCTTTATCTTGCAGATATATGTTCTCTTCGGTCTGATGTGGAAAGGCTAGCTTTCTCTGTTATTTGGGTATGTTATCCTTCACCCCTTAAATAATTGATTGGACGGTTAGAAGTTATGGTACTCCTTTTATCCTAAAAATAGCTATTTCTTTCATCAAATTTATATACATAGGGTGCACCCCCTCTCTTTGCCGCTTCTTAATACACGCTGTTGttgtccataaaaaaaataaaatccatatAATCTATCCCACTAAGTTTTGTGTATTTGAAATTTGCTAAGCAATGATGTTATTCTGTGAAAATGCTTATTTTCTTGACACACCCTCTCACTCTTGCTCTTGTTTTCACTGTCACACCGTGTGTGTGATGCCTGTTTTATGGACACTCTTCGTCTCTGTCTGTCTGTCtgtctctctccctctctatcTCTGTCTCTACCTATCTATCACTATCTCTATCTCCATCTAtctattacatatatatatagtgatATATGCTTCTCTCAGGTTAGATTCCATTATTTTCCTGTTAAAATTAAGACAGCCAGAAATCTATATGCAGTATGATTATGCATATGCATGTATGTGTTAGCTATGTCTGTTACATGCATGCATGCCACATTATTTGGAGCATGTCTTGGTGGATTCTTATCTCTATGTTTTACGTAAATTTCAGGAGATGACACCTCAAGCAGAGATTATTTCtacaaaatatacaaaaagtaTCATTAAATCTTGTGCAGCATTGTCATATATTGAAGCTCAAGCTAGGATGGATGATAGGTGCTTCTTTAATCTCTTTTGACATTTGATCGTAGTTTAATTTTGAACAGAAAAACTTTATTCTTTATGTTGTCATTTGTAAGATGCTTCTGTGTTGATGGTTTATCTTTACCCCCCAAGACATGGTTTCCATGAGACCATTCAAGTGGCATTTTATGCCATAACTATAGATAAAAAATCGCTCCACTTCTATATGCTCATGGTCTATCTTCTATGATACTTCATGAAGTGGATATTGTTGATAGTGATCTTGGGCATGTATTGATGATGAAAATAGGAAAGATAAAAGCACTCTTGGAGACGGTGCTCCTTGAAGTTTTTCAATAGAGGGGAAGGTAGATAATAACATACATGAACCATTGAGGGGCTTAAAGATGTACTTTTTAAGTGATGATATGGGAAATCTAATCAAATATACGATTGATTATTCGATTGATGTGTTGTTTGATAATGACTCAAATCGTGTTAGGATTAGCTTTTGTGCACTAAgtcttttctatttattttgataagaattGGTCAAATAATTGACTGGCATGGCAGAATCATAATTTCTAATGATTGTGTACTAAaacccaataattttttttgttaatccAAGCAATGCATCCCATGCTTGTTTGATTAATGCCCTCTCATGTTGTATACAATCTTTTTAAACTGGTCAAgtacaaagaaggaaaaagaaataaataaaagaaaaaatgtgagCTCTGATACTTTTATTATGATGTCATTGTTGACCAATGATGCCAGATCAATCAACTGACTGGCTTGTTTCTGTTATGGTATGCTGAAGAAAATGCAAGTAGTATGTGATGGGAAATGAGAGTTAAAGATAATCAATCTGGCACCAATTATGGATGACTCCTGCTTGTCTAGTGTATGGGAGTTTGATTTCAGACTGGAATTCACTTTAGTGGACAGCTATTACTATACAGAAAATTTATGTTTCCTATCTATTCCACTTCATAAGTTGAGAAACCtatttgcttgcttgtttgcaGTCGCTTGATGGATCCATTAACTATGGATTTGCGAAATATGAATGCTTTGGCAAAGGTATGCATATCCTGGGGCTTGTGCTTTAGAGGCCTTATTTAGGAGATTGTAGGCAATCTGAGAATGGAGTGTATTTTTGCTTTTTAATTGTCCGAACCCTTATTAAGTATAGTTCAAATATGATCTTGTAGGTCATGAGGCTTAGGCGTATTGAGAGAGGAGCCCTAACTCTAGCTTCTGCAGAagtcaaatttcaaattgataCTGAAACTCATGATCCTCTTGATATTGGTATGGTATTTgatcttttgtttcttcttttcccAAAATgaaatgtattttaattttttgcttttCATTGGACATGTGGAAATTTAATAAAGTTAACTGCTatgtaaatatttgatttattcttGATGGTTTGgacttttgttttcatattcTGTTTGTATGATCAGTTGGTGATTTAATGATTTGGATCCATGCACTAATTTTATATTGCCTCTAGAAATATGAAAtagtatttatttaatttgtcttCACTACTCATCATGTGTGATAAACTCCATTAGACTATTGGAACCTTTATAAGGTACTAATTTTTTTGGGTTGTTTAAGCCATTTCAGATGGGTTTTTATACACCATTGGTCCAgcaaattcaaagaaaatgattGATTCCTTCTTTGTTGTGCAGTCTATATTTTATTCTTCCATAGTTCCATTTTCATGTGAAGCAGTTGTTTTTCTCCCCTTTCCAGTTGGGTTTCATTTAATAATGTTTAATGCATGTGCTGTTTCCGCAGGAATGTACCAAATTCGTGAAGCAAACCAAATGGTTGAGGAGTTTATGCTTGCTGCTAATGTTTCAGTTGCAGAAAAAATCCTAAAGCATTTTCCGCTTTGTTCATTATTAAGGTATATTGGTGTACATCTGACATTTGCACATACCTTAAGTTCTGTTCCTGGTAGGCCCCCTCTTTTCAGCCTGCAAAGTCTGTGCTATAATTTGACTATGATGGTTTCCTCCCTCCCACTTTTTCCAACCCTCTCTAACACTGTATGAAGAAATGTCATAGAACTGGTACAGTAAAAGAGTATTTTTCAGTAATgtataagaaaatttgaaagttaTTATTTATCATAGTCAGAAGGAAAATTGTGAACTAATAATTCAATCCAAGAAACTTGGTGAAGGACCCCAGACTGCCTTTTATTTCCTGTTAAGCCCTTTTTTATTAGTTGGAGGTGCCGGTAGTTTAAGAGGGGAATATATTAGATACAACAATGGCAGTGTGTCATGCAATGTATAACAAACAATGATGATGATACTTCATCTGCTAGATTGCTGAGAAGCAACAGTATTGAAATGTACTGTTACTGAcattcttctcttttctctagtttttctgcTGTCTCTTTGCTTCAACCACtcattgttttttgtttctaatggTTCCACTTCCCCTTGCATCTTTATCTCTCACATTTAAACTGGACAGGCTGAGTGTGTTTTGTTAGTTTTTGGTAAACAATAGACTTCAGATCTAAATGCTAAATGTTGACACCTTCAATGTTAATAACTATTCAGTAGTCTGTGAGACAGGCTGATTTTAATGGGCAACATAATTTCTGGTACATTTGCGTTGAACCTGTAACCTCCCCATCTCCATGCCCACCTCTTGCCACTTAAGCAAGGTGTGAGGAACAGAAAAAAGTGGCGTTTCTATTAGTGAACTTTGGGATGCaagtattattattttgattattgaACTTCTCTAAATAATCATCTTCTATGGCCATTAATTCTGAGTGCAGGCGCCATCCTAGTCCAACCAGAGAAATGCTTGAACCTTTGCTGCGTACAGCTGCAGCTGTGGGTCTCAATTTGGATGTTTCATCATCAAAAGCACTGGCTGATTCACTTGATCATGCTGTGGTTAGTTTTATCCACTATCACATGATTCATTTACTGATGTATCTTGTAGGATCTTTGTAGTGAGGGAATCTTTTGGCAAAAGAttgcatgtgtgtgtgtgtgtgtgcacacACACATTTGCGTTTGCTTAAAATAGATATTGTCTGCCAGGGTGATGATACATGCTTAAATAAGCTTATCCAGATACTAGCAAATAGAcatgcctctctctctctctctctctacacaCACACATTTGATctcactaaaaataaaaattgtctgCCAGGGTGATGATCCATACTTCAATAAGCTTATTCGAATACTAGCGACTAGATGCATGACACAGGTAATATCACTTGAATGATCAAGTA includes:
- the LOC100267912 gene encoding exosome complex exonuclease RRP44 homolog A translates to MLQSKSFVRKTKQGKVVKVVREHYLRDDIYCGASICKVCDSSTARLSPSASTILILDTNVVLNQIDLLENPAIDDVVVLSVVLEEVKNKNISVYNRLRTLCSNSMRKFFVFSNEYHKDTYVKQMAGESPNDRNDRAIRVATQWYQSHLGAAARVLLITNDRENKRKATEEGISAETVESYVKALGQPGLLDLLVQPAPEDVGMEEVEDLRPSKRKVIYSEHKPMSEITSGLHRGIYHQGKLRVNRYNPFEAYVGSESIGDEIIIYGRGNMNRAFDGDVVAVELLPQDQWQEEKSLSIADEEDEEEEDVHLVPSSADDAPRNTDLAQGSVGGTKAVLCRPSGRVVGIIKRNWHSYCGSLEPMPMPAGNGGIAHALFVSKDRRIPKIRIQTRQLGNLLDKRIIVAVDSWDCLSRYPSGHYVRTIGEIGDRDTESEVVLIENDINSRPFSLQVLACLPPLPWSVSSEDLANPCRLDLRHVCVFSVDPPGCKDIDDALHCTTLPNGNFEVGVHIADVTNFVHPGTPLDDEAAQRGTSVYLVERRIDMLPKPLTEDICSLRSDVERLAFSVIWEMTPQAEIISTKYTKSIIKSCAALSYIEAQARMDDSRLMDPLTMDLRNMNALAKVMRLRRIERGALTLASAEVKFQIDTETHDPLDIGMYQIREANQMVEEFMLAANVSVAEKILKHFPLCSLLRRHPSPTREMLEPLLRTAAAVGLNLDVSSSKALADSLDHAVGDDPYFNKLIRILATRCMTQAVYFCSGDLSPPEFHHYGLAAPLYTHFTSPIRRYADVIVHRLLAASLGLYKLPTIFQDNAQLTSTADNLNYRHRNAQMAGRASVELHTLIYFRKRPTDTEARIVKIRSNGFIVFVPKYGIEGPVYLTPRGEKGGGEWVVDEQQQKVKKMDGSISYSVLQTVMIHMEVVEPQPNRPKLELALICR